One Amycolatopsis sp. NBC_00355 genomic window carries:
- a CDS encoding FtsX-like permease family protein codes for MPWRAAPKAALTSPLTLIVAAVTSLLACFLGTAAVLQASAAGGAAVTYQTGIVCPDAYGPVFGKGNMPVKDIPAVTAAVQRHAPAHGFGTPIVGQYTNVLPGTQFNGDPHYKIRLGYRDQAGLDNLTLQQGTRAPGLWLGNVVADAEHIGLGARPSIQGATLPPVTGIYRDLLDPPPRWWCSQQTGAVVDRLANDPIDSIVFATDRASFDNAVHAIGLPTMQYFHISFYVPPPTTLSGAEDLLQRSQDLVADVRADLTAQGLGNTVAADVPTFERSVTIARQAQDNVLVSILPLAVISVLVGCAGLGSVALQWYQRRHAQLRLLSARGSGPGALGWLAVAELGLPILLGGAAGAVAARLLLGVYGPPGAPDSDAELRAGFVAAAVLLISVALLVLVVAVRAHREFELGRLRRKGNRVRLLAYFPWELTTAGMAWLGWTRLAGYSTGSRLGNPLPQVDPLALTYPVFVVLTVGLLTARLAWLALHASHRARFWSHPALQLAIRRLAGARAPVTGVLVIGTLAIGTLATGIGIANGQEDALNTKSAIFVGSDARLDTDSPIGMGTVPMPAALAGTSTIVGELTGTGSVVLVIDPATFTKAAALDRVPADDLDTMLEKITQPDARGTPVIRIGHREGQSAQLPGTLPAAVPVGDLPVFPMIGTSPGYVVSRTALSHAQLDAIPKWSVLTKTAMADATTALRSAGVYIPNRVSRESALDGLPFFVVSWTFSFVALLGAVLGVVAILALLVAVEVRRRQNALAGALVLRMGMRPRTLLASHLMELGALSGLAIVVGVVCGISVAGLSVPRFDPATFLAPRSELPDPLPFVLTVLAVGVLVVGLAGWIAVRSVRTARTAELIRA; via the coding sequence ATGCCGTGGCGTGCGGCACCGAAGGCCGCGCTCACCAGTCCCCTGACGCTGATCGTGGCGGCGGTGACGTCCCTGCTGGCGTGCTTCCTCGGCACCGCCGCGGTCCTGCAGGCCTCCGCGGCCGGCGGCGCGGCCGTCACCTACCAGACCGGCATCGTCTGCCCCGACGCCTACGGCCCGGTCTTCGGCAAGGGCAACATGCCGGTCAAGGACATCCCCGCGGTCACCGCCGCCGTCCAGCGGCACGCCCCCGCACACGGCTTCGGCACCCCGATCGTCGGCCAGTACACGAACGTCCTGCCCGGCACCCAGTTCAACGGCGACCCCCATTACAAGATCCGCCTCGGCTACCGCGACCAAGCCGGGCTCGACAACCTGACCCTGCAACAGGGCACCCGCGCCCCCGGCCTGTGGCTGGGCAACGTCGTCGCCGACGCCGAGCACATCGGCCTCGGCGCCCGCCCGAGCATCCAGGGCGCCACGCTGCCGCCGGTCACCGGCATCTACCGCGACCTGCTCGACCCGCCGCCGCGGTGGTGGTGCTCCCAGCAGACCGGCGCCGTGGTGGACCGGCTGGCCAACGACCCCATCGACTCGATCGTCTTCGCCACCGACCGCGCGAGTTTCGACAACGCCGTCCACGCCATCGGCCTGCCGACCATGCAGTACTTCCACATCTCGTTCTACGTCCCGCCGCCCACCACCCTCAGCGGCGCCGAAGACCTCCTGCAACGCTCCCAGGACCTCGTCGCCGACGTCCGCGCCGACCTGACCGCCCAAGGCCTCGGCAACACCGTCGCCGCCGACGTCCCCACCTTCGAACGCTCGGTCACGATCGCCCGCCAAGCCCAGGACAACGTGCTCGTCTCGATCCTGCCGCTCGCGGTGATCAGCGTCCTGGTCGGCTGCGCCGGCCTCGGCAGCGTCGCCCTCCAGTGGTACCAGCGCCGCCACGCCCAGCTGCGGCTCCTCTCCGCCCGCGGCAGCGGCCCCGGCGCCCTGGGCTGGCTCGCCGTCGCCGAACTCGGCCTGCCGATCCTGCTCGGCGGCGCGGCCGGCGCGGTCGCCGCCCGCCTCCTGCTCGGCGTCTACGGACCACCCGGCGCACCCGACTCCGACGCCGAACTGCGCGCCGGCTTCGTCGCCGCGGCCGTGCTGCTGATCTCCGTGGCGCTGCTCGTCCTCGTCGTCGCCGTGCGGGCGCACCGCGAGTTCGAACTGGGCCGGCTGCGCCGCAAGGGCAACCGGGTACGGCTGCTCGCGTACTTCCCGTGGGAGCTCACGACCGCGGGCATGGCCTGGCTCGGCTGGACCCGCCTGGCCGGCTACAGCACCGGCTCTCGCCTCGGAAATCCATTACCCCAGGTCGACCCGCTGGCCCTGACCTACCCCGTCTTCGTCGTGCTGACCGTCGGGCTGCTGACCGCGCGGCTGGCGTGGCTCGCCCTGCACGCCTCCCACCGCGCCCGGTTCTGGTCCCACCCGGCCCTGCAGCTGGCGATCCGGCGCCTCGCCGGCGCCCGCGCGCCGGTCACCGGCGTGCTCGTCATCGGCACCCTCGCGATCGGCACCCTCGCCACCGGCATCGGCATCGCCAACGGCCAGGAAGACGCCCTGAACACAAAATCGGCGATCTTCGTCGGCAGCGACGCCCGCCTCGACACCGACAGCCCGATCGGCATGGGCACCGTCCCGATGCCCGCCGCGCTCGCCGGCACCAGCACGATCGTCGGCGAGCTGACCGGCACCGGCAGCGTCGTCCTGGTCATCGACCCCGCGACGTTCACCAAGGCCGCGGCGCTGGACCGCGTCCCGGCCGACGACCTCGACACGATGCTCGAGAAGATCACCCAGCCGGACGCCCGCGGCACGCCGGTGATCCGGATCGGGCACCGGGAAGGCCAGTCCGCGCAGCTGCCCGGCACCCTCCCGGCCGCCGTGCCCGTCGGCGACCTGCCGGTGTTCCCGATGATCGGCACCTCACCCGGCTACGTCGTGTCCCGCACCGCCCTCAGCCACGCGCAGCTCGACGCGATACCCAAGTGGAGCGTCCTGACCAAGACGGCGATGGCCGACGCCACCACCGCGCTGCGCTCGGCCGGGGTGTACATCCCCAACCGCGTCAGCCGCGAATCCGCGCTCGACGGCCTCCCGTTCTTCGTCGTGTCGTGGACGTTCTCGTTCGTCGCGCTGCTCGGCGCCGTCCTCGGGGTGGTCGCGATCCTCGCCCTGCTCGTGGCCGTCGAAGTACGACGACGCCAGAACGCCCTCGCCGGCGCCCTCGTACTGCGGATGGGCATGCGCCCCCGCACCCTGCTCGCCAGCCACCTGATGGAACTCGGCGCCCTCAGCGGCCTCGCCATCGTCGTCGGCGTGGTCTGCGGGATCTCGGTCGCCGGCCTCTCGGTACCGCGGTTCGACCCGGCGACCTTCCTCGCCCCCCGCTCCGAGCTACCCGACCCGCTGCCCTTCGTGCTGACCGTGCTGGCCGTGGGCGTGCTCGTGGTGGGCCTGGCCGGCTGGATCGCGGTGCGCTCGGTGCGCACCGCCCGGACCGCGGAGCTGATCCGTGCCTGA
- a CDS encoding ABC transporter ATP-binding protein: MPEKPIFQLRGIGVDYQTPAGIVTGVDDVSIDVPARGMTVLAGPSGSGKSTLLRVLGLFEQPARGSLTFQGADVRKLKHRERRALRRHHLGLVFQNPSDNLLGYLSVADNLRAAAEAAGTDCRPDDILAQLGLHGTGRWKISALSGGQQQRLAFGCVLAARSTVILADEPTSQLDEASADLVLDTLQYLVDQDFAVLVASHDERLIDLGARIARLHKGTLEGIEQREPPQ, encoded by the coding sequence GTGCCTGAAAAACCGATCTTCCAGTTACGCGGCATCGGCGTCGACTACCAGACCCCCGCCGGAATCGTCACCGGCGTCGACGACGTCAGCATCGACGTCCCCGCCCGCGGCATGACCGTGCTCGCCGGCCCGTCCGGCTCCGGGAAGTCCACACTCCTGCGCGTACTGGGCCTGTTCGAACAACCCGCCCGCGGCTCCCTGACCTTCCAGGGCGCCGACGTCCGCAAGCTCAAGCACCGCGAACGGCGCGCCCTGCGCCGCCACCACCTGGGCCTGGTGTTCCAGAACCCCTCCGACAACCTGCTCGGCTACCTCTCGGTCGCCGACAACCTGCGCGCCGCCGCCGAAGCCGCCGGCACCGACTGCCGCCCGGACGACATCCTCGCCCAGCTCGGCCTGCACGGCACCGGCCGCTGGAAGATCTCCGCCCTCTCCGGCGGCCAGCAGCAACGGCTCGCCTTCGGCTGCGTCCTCGCCGCCCGCTCCACGGTCATCCTCGCCGACGAACCGACGTCCCAGCTCGACGAGGCCTCGGCGGACCTCGTCCTGGACACCCTGCAGTACCTGGTGGACCAGGACTTCGCGGTCCTGGTCGCCTCACACGACGAACGCCTCATCGACCTCGGCGCCCGGATCGCCCGCCTGCACAAGGGCACCCTCGAAGGCATCGAACAACGGGAGCCGCCGCAGTGA
- a CDS encoding ABC transporter ATP-binding protein has translation MLEAVGLRRSFAHPSGDIEVLRGLELRVAAGELVTVSGRSGSGKSALLALLCGFDSPDSGCVLLDGVPISGAPPWHTCAVLPQALGLANELTIAENVALPLRLRSDIPRPSRQVIQDRVTDLLDELGICDLGDRYPLEVSFGQQQRVALARAVAGRPRILLTDEPTAHLDSGSTPRVLKLLRRCAAEGAAVIVATHDDEVHRIADRRVRLLDGVLTALLD, from the coding sequence ATGCTCGAAGCCGTCGGCCTGCGCCGCAGCTTCGCCCACCCCAGCGGCGACATCGAAGTCCTGCGCGGCCTCGAACTGCGCGTCGCCGCCGGCGAGCTCGTCACCGTCTCCGGCCGCTCGGGATCGGGCAAGAGCGCGCTACTGGCCCTGCTGTGTGGGTTCGACTCCCCCGACTCCGGCTGCGTGCTCCTCGACGGCGTCCCCATCAGCGGCGCGCCCCCGTGGCACACCTGCGCCGTCCTGCCCCAAGCCCTCGGCCTGGCCAACGAGCTCACCATCGCCGAGAACGTCGCCCTCCCGCTGCGGCTGCGCTCCGACATCCCGCGCCCGTCCCGCCAGGTCATCCAGGACCGCGTCACCGACCTGCTCGACGAACTCGGCATCTGCGACCTCGGCGACCGCTACCCCCTCGAAGTGTCCTTCGGGCAGCAGCAACGGGTCGCCCTGGCCCGCGCCGTCGCCGGCCGCCCCCGGATCCTGCTCACCGACGAACCCACCGCCCACCTCGACTCGGGCAGCACACCCCGCGTCCTGAAGCTGCTGCGCCGCTGCGCGGCCGAAGGCGCGGCCGTCATCGTCGCCACCCACGACGACGAAGTCCACCGCATCGCCGACCGCCGCGTCCGCCTCCTCGACGGCGTCCTCACCGCCCTGCTCGACTGA